Proteins from one Deltaproteobacteria bacterium genomic window:
- a CDS encoding zinc ribbon domain-containing protein → MPIYEYCCKKCGELTEVMLKISDSQPTTCERCGGKLKRQISNTTFILKGSGWYATDYGAKDAGKKRAPLNQGNNGSDGAGTGDLPGAANETRGDTGEEGSKETKKKDAVAPAE, encoded by the coding sequence ATGCCGATATACGAGTACTGCTGTAAAAAGTGTGGCGAACTGACCGAGGTGATGCTGAAGATCAGCGACTCGCAGCCCACCACGTGTGAACGGTGCGGAGGAAAGCTCAAGAGACAGATATCCAACACGACATTCATACTCAAGGGGTCGGGGTGGTACGCCACCGATTACGGCGCGAAGGACGCGGGCAAAAAAAGAGCCCCGTTGAACCAGGGCAACAACGGAAGTGACGGTGCCGGGACAGGAGACCTTCCCGGTGCGGCAAACGAGACCAGAGGCGACACGGGCGAAGAGGGATCGAAGGAAACGAAGAAGAAAGACGCCGTTGCGCCTGCAGAGTAG
- the folD gene encoding bifunctional methylenetetrahydrofolate dehydrogenase/methenyltetrahydrofolate cyclohydrolase FolD, whose amino-acid sequence MESKIIDGKAISAKLREGITEETARFKERFGRNPCLAVILLGEDPASSIYVRMKGKACEAAGIGSVQHTLEAETGQERLLDLIDSLNEDGTVDGILVQLPLPPHIDEGLVLERVAPHKDVDGFHPVNVGKLMIGHETFYPCTPHGIVKMLEHEEVEIKGKRAVIIGRSNIVGKPLALLLLRKHATVTICHSRTVDLPAVAREGDILVAAIGRAQMVGRDMVKEGAVVIDVGVNRLPDGKVVGDVLFDEVAPLVSKITPVPGGVGPMTITMLLANTLQAARLNEK is encoded by the coding sequence TTGGAGAGCAAGATAATAGACGGGAAGGCGATTTCGGCGAAGCTTCGCGAAGGCATTACCGAAGAGACCGCCAGGTTCAAAGAGCGTTTTGGCAGGAACCCCTGTCTCGCCGTCATCCTTCTGGGAGAGGATCCCGCTTCTTCCATATACGTGCGCATGAAGGGAAAGGCCTGCGAGGCGGCGGGAATAGGGTCGGTGCAGCACACCCTCGAGGCCGAAACCGGCCAGGAGCGCCTCCTTGACCTCATCGACAGCCTGAACGAGGACGGCACGGTAGATGGTATCCTCGTGCAGCTTCCCCTTCCTCCCCACATCGACGAGGGGCTGGTTCTGGAGAGAGTCGCCCCCCACAAGGATGTGGACGGGTTCCACCCCGTGAACGTGGGAAAGCTCATGATCGGGCACGAAACCTTTTACCCCTGCACTCCCCACGGGATAGTGAAGATGCTCGAGCACGAGGAGGTCGAGATAAAGGGAAAAAGGGCCGTAATCATCGGGAGGAGCAATATCGTTGGCAAACCCCTTGCCCTGCTGCTCCTTCGAAAGCACGCCACGGTAACCATCTGCCATTCGAGAACGGTGGATCTGCCGGCGGTTGCCCGTGAGGGAGACATCCTCGTCGCGGCGATCGGGAGGGCTCAGATGGTGGGAAGAGACATGGTGAAAGAGGGTGCCGTCGTCATCGACGTTGGAGTGAACAGGTTGCCCGATGGAAAGGTGGTGGGCGACGTCCTTTTTGACGAGGTTGCGCCCCTCGTTTCGAAAATAACGCCCGTACCCGGGGGCGTTGGCCCGATGACCATAACCATGCTTTTGGCCAACACGCTCCAGGCGGCGCGGCTCAACGAAAAGTAG
- a CDS encoding glycine cleavage system protein H yields MQVPEHLLYTREHQWVFPGDHGLVAVGVTDFFQRQMEEIIFVERPPEGELIAEGETLFLIESGKTVYEFTSPLSGMLLEANAEVIDRPGIINTDPYGRGWLIRVETTHVPRERLLSPGEYREFSAHFTYPLPPVT; encoded by the coding sequence ATGCAGGTTCCGGAACATCTCCTCTATACACGGGAACACCAGTGGGTCTTTCCCGGGGACCATGGGCTGGTCGCCGTCGGGGTGACCGACTTCTTTCAGCGGCAGATGGAGGAGATCATTTTCGTTGAACGGCCTCCCGAGGGGGAGCTCATTGCCGAGGGGGAAACCCTCTTCCTCATCGAGTCCGGAAAAACGGTGTACGAGTTTACCTCTCCCCTCTCCGGTATGCTTCTCGAGGCCAACGCGGAGGTCATCGACAGGCCCGGGATCATCAACACCGACCCCTACGGCAGGGGATGGCTGATAAGGGTGGAAACCACCCACGTCCCGCGGGAGAGGCTCCTGAGTCCCGGGGAGTACCGGGAGTTCTCGGCACACTTCACCTACCCGCTCCCCCCCGTTACTTGA